One genomic segment of Helicoverpa zea isolate HzStark_Cry1AcR chromosome 22, ilHelZeax1.1, whole genome shotgun sequence includes these proteins:
- the LOC124641644 gene encoding uridine 5'-monophosphate synthase-like — protein sequence MWSLEELAVRLFDAGAVRLGDIEAKIGRRTPIYFDLRVVVSHPQIMLSVAQHLQKLAREIDHDLLCGVPYAALPLAAVMSVHTNTPMIMKRKETKMYATKRILEGIFEKNQKCLVVEDVVTSGGSLMETVGTLRSEGLVVTHAVIVLDRDQGGASVLKQNGIHVKSIFTLTGLLKILNEAGKIKDETVEIILDHIKECQFSNLDFMKDNLEIM from the exons ATGTGGAGTCTAGAGGAGCTGGCGGTGCGACTGTTTGACGCCGGAGCGGTGCGTCTGGGAGACATCGAGGCCAAGATAGGAAGGCGCACCCCCATATACTTCGACTTGAGGGTGGTCGTGTCACACCCACAGATCATG CTATCAGTGGCGCAACATCTACAAAAGTTAGCGAGAGAAATAGATCACGACTTGCTCTGCGGAGTTCCATACGCCGCGCTCCCACTCGCAGCCGTCATGTCAGTCCACACCAACACTCCCATGATCATGAAGCGAAAGGAAACCAAGATGTACGCCACCAAGAGGATCTTAGAAGGAATATTCGAGAAAAACCAGAAATGCTTAGTCGTAGAGGACGTAGTGACATCTGGCGGCAGTCTAATGGAAACAGTTGGCACGTTACGTTCCGAAGGCTTGGTCGTCACACACGCCGTCATAGTTCTCGACAGAGACCAAGGTGGCGCTAGTGTACTAAAACAGAACGGAATCCACGTAAAATCAATATTCACTTTGACCGGCTTGTTGAAAATATTGAACGAAGCCGGCAAAATAAAAGATGAAACGGTTGAAATAATATTAGACCATATTAAGGAATGTCAATTTAGCAATTTGGATTTTATGAAAGACAATTTGGAAATTATGTGA